In Juglans microcarpa x Juglans regia isolate MS1-56 chromosome 7D, Jm3101_v1.0, whole genome shotgun sequence, the following are encoded in one genomic region:
- the LOC121238577 gene encoding uncharacterized protein LOC121238577, whose translation MGLMGSTFSLMVGTLCGVYIAQNYNIPNIRKLADSGFTMAKHVEETYRKPKTKTKTEDDEGLN comes from the coding sequence ATGGGTTTGATGGGATCTACGTTCTCGTTAATGGTGGGGACTCTATGTGGGGTTTATATAGCTCAGAACTACAACATCCCCAACATCAGGAAGCTAGCCGATTCTGGCTTTACGATGGCCAAGCACGTCGAGGAAACCTATCGCAAGCCCAAGACCAAGACCAAGACAGAGGACGACGAAGGTCTGAATTAG